A window of bacterium contains these coding sequences:
- a CDS encoding HAMP domain-containing histidine kinase: MFSQLSDWLERFRRWALALPPATKLTVGYLAIIMTLSIGFSVVLYQISANQLHRGLRRPAIGVDAELPQFFDLYERTRLQQIFSAENELRSNLILFNVFVLLAGGGMSYVLAKRTIRPIEDALETQKRFTADASHELRTPLTAMQTEIEVALRNPKLRPAEARQMLASNLDEVVRIRALVDGLLRLARRDNLALEQHVEIDALAKAVLSRMKKAAATKQIRLRHDLAPVRTTVDPSAIEEVMLILLDNAVRYSPEQSEVVMRVRATREYVCIEVQDEGLGISPADLPHVFERFYRGDKSRTKQHVEGFGLGLSIAQQIVAAHKGRITVTSKPGKTIFRIRLARS, translated from the coding sequence ATGTTCTCTCAGCTCAGTGATTGGCTCGAACGGTTCCGGCGCTGGGCATTGGCCTTGCCGCCCGCCACAAAACTAACCGTTGGCTATCTAGCAATCATCATGACATTGTCGATTGGCTTTAGTGTTGTGTTGTACCAAATCTCTGCCAATCAGCTGCATCGTGGGTTGCGGCGACCGGCCATTGGTGTCGACGCCGAACTACCCCAGTTCTTCGATCTCTATGAGCGCACTCGGTTGCAACAAATTTTTTCAGCCGAGAATGAGCTGCGCTCGAATTTGATTCTCTTTAATGTATTTGTTTTGCTCGCCGGTGGTGGCATGAGCTATGTCTTAGCAAAACGGACGATTCGCCCTATTGAGGATGCACTAGAGACGCAGAAGCGCTTCACGGCCGATGCATCGCATGAGCTTCGAACTCCACTTACGGCCATGCAGACCGAGATTGAAGTTGCGCTGCGGAATCCGAAGCTTCGACCCGCTGAAGCACGCCAAATGCTGGCGAGTAATTTAGATGAAGTGGTGCGCATTCGTGCTCTGGTCGATGGCCTGCTGCGACTTGCTCGTCGGGACAATCTAGCGCTAGAGCAGCACGTCGAGATCGATGCTCTTGCGAAGGCTGTCTTGAGCCGGATGAAAAAAGCAGCTGCGACAAAGCAAATACGCTTGCGTCATGATCTCGCGCCGGTGCGCACAACTGTCGATCCGTCGGCGATTGAAGAAGTAATGCTGATTCTGCTAGATAATGCGGTCAGATATAGTCCGGAGCAGTCGGAGGTCGTGATGCGCGTGCGAGCCACGCGTGAATATGTGTGTATCGAGGTGCAAGACGAGGGGCTTGGCATATCGCCAGCCGATCTACCGCACGTTTTCGAACGCTTCTATCGAGGTGACAAGAGTCGCACGAAACAGCACGTGGAAGGCTTCGGGCTTGGGTTGTCGATTGCTCAGCAGATCGTAGCAGCGCACAAGGGGCGGATTACGGTGACTTCAAAGCCTGGTAAGACAATCTTTCGGATTCGGTTGGCGCGATCTTAG
- a CDS encoding response regulator transcription factor — MKILIVEDEYKIANALKRGLEQERYAAEAVYDGESGLAAAEADEYDLIVLDRMLPEIDGIEVCRRLRESGDRTPILMLTAKDQVRDRVAGLDAGADDYLVKPFAFEELLARIRALLRRPSQSQDTVLRVGDLTLDPATFEVRRSNKLIELSAKEFALLEYLMRNEGRVINKDTIISHVWEYDADILPNTVEVYIGYLRNKIDRPYKQSLLKTKRGFGYVLSAQ; from the coding sequence ATGAAAATATTGATCGTCGAAGATGAGTACAAGATCGCAAATGCGTTGAAGCGTGGCTTAGAACAAGAACGCTATGCGGCCGAAGCCGTGTATGACGGTGAGTCTGGCCTGGCTGCTGCTGAAGCTGATGAATATGATTTGATCGTATTGGATAGGATGCTCCCAGAGATTGATGGCATCGAAGTCTGCCGACGATTGCGCGAGTCGGGAGACAGGACGCCAATCTTGATGCTGACAGCAAAAGACCAGGTTCGTGATCGTGTCGCTGGTCTCGATGCTGGCGCGGATGATTATCTTGTGAAGCCATTCGCTTTCGAGGAGCTCTTGGCGCGCATACGAGCACTTTTGCGCCGACCTTCACAATCGCAAGATACGGTTTTGCGGGTCGGTGACCTGACACTAGATCCTGCGACGTTTGAAGTGCGCAGGTCTAACAAGCTCATTGAATTATCTGCGAAGGAATTCGCCCTGCTCGAGTACCTGATGCGCAATGAGGGGCGGGTGATTAATAAGGACACGATTATTTCGCACGTCTGGGAGTACGATGCAGACATACTCCCCAATACGGTCGAGGTGTACATTGGCTACTTGCGCAATAAAATCGATCGGCCGTACAAGCAGTCACTCTTAAAGACCAAGCGAGGATTTGGCTATGTTCTCTCAGCTCAGTGA
- a CDS encoding 3'-5' exonuclease, whose protein sequence is MLRGAIFVAHNAQFDHAFIAEEYRLLDRRLTHQRACTVQLSRYFYPQYQHYKLDVAIERHNIGVVNRHRAPGDAQVPVDFYQVLCAEYGAPGVATAVTQRYHFQAFSQNRYSTLAYKKGVIYFD, encoded by the coding sequence ATGCTTCGTGGTGCAATCTTTGTTGCGCACAACGCTCAATTTGACCATGCGTTCATCGCTGAGGAGTATCGATTGCTGGACCGGCGACTCACTCATCAAAGAGCTTGCACGGTGCAGCTCTCGCGCTACTTTTACCCACAATACCAGCACTATAAGCTTGATGTCGCGATTGAACGACATAATATTGGGGTCGTGAATCGCCATCGGGCACCTGGTGATGCGCAGGTTCCAGTTGATTTTTATCAGGTACTATGCGCAGAGTATGGTGCTCCAGGCGTTGCTACGGCAGTCACGCAACGCTACCACTTCCAAGCGTTCTCTCAGAACAGATACTCTACACTCGCGTATAAGAAAGGAGTAATATATTTTGACTAA